From Spirochaetota bacterium:
CAACAGTTCCAAACAGTCCAGCCCTTCTAAATGAGGATGTTTTAAAAAGTGTTACAATAGATTTATAATATGGATTTTTTCTCTCTTTATTGTTTAACAGATTAATTGTTTCAATGAAAACTTTACTATGAGTGATTAAACCGGGCATCTTTGAATAATTGTCCTATCGCTGCGATTCATATTCTAGTTATAGTTTTTTATATTAAAATAAAAATTTCTTTCTCTAAACCTACCATAAATTGTCAGATACAATGGAAATAGAAGTTTCTCTCAATATTTTTATTATATTTATAAACAAACTAAAAAAGGATGTCTTTAGATGACATCCTTTTATAAAATATCTGTTTACTAATCAATCTACTTCTTTTGATGACATGCCTTGCAGCTTTTTGGTCCTTTTTTCATTTTCACATGACATCCCTTACAATTATCATGAAGACGTTTCTTTCCTTTTGGATCCTTTTTGAGATCATGACACTTTGCACATGGATCATCCTGATTTCCCTGGTGATGACATTCCTTACAATTATTGACCCCCGCCTTAGCGTGCTTTGTATGACTGTAAATAGCTGGACCCTTTTTGTTCCCTATCTTCTTAACCTTTAGATCTGCAGTTGGGGCTGCGGCATAGATCACTAATGGCAGGGCAACAATTGCTCCAATAAGAAAAACTAAAAAACGCTTCCTCATAATTTAACTCCTTAATATAGTTGTTATAACAATTATTTATTTAAATACACATTATGTTGTAACTTATAAAAATGTCAAGAAAATATACAAAAATAATATATAATAATAGTCAAGCTGTTAATAAATTATTCTATACATAACCATTATTTTCAAATAATCGACTATAATAAAGCATTATTAAAAATAGGTTTGCATTTTCCATCTAGCTTTTTAGCAATTACTATCAATAATAGTATGTTATATAAAAAATTGTTGCTTAATTATAATAATTAATTTATTTAGACAATTTGCATACAAGAA
This genomic window contains:
- a CDS encoding cytochrome c3 family protein — its product is MRKRFLVFLIGAIVALPLVIYAAAPTADLKVKKIGNKKGPAIYSHTKHAKAGVNNCKECHHQGNQDDPCAKCHDLKKDPKGKKRLHDNCKGCHVKMKKGPKSCKACHQKK